CATCGTCGATGCCTATCAAAGCGTTAGCGAGCGGGTGAGTGAATGGACACCGGCAGTTAAAGCGGGAAAAATGGCGCGTGCGCACAAGCACGTTGATAAAGGGTTATTGCTGCTGTCGTCATTCACCGCGTTTATCGCCACTTTCGCGACCTGCCTGTTCTGGATTGGCAGCGGTTGGTCCGATGGGGCGACTGCGCCGATGATGGCAGCCGTGCTGTGCTCGTTTTTTGCTGGCATGGACAGTCCTATCGCGCCCATGAAGCTGTTTCTTAAAGGTGTATTAATATCGATGGCGATCAGCCTGATGTATATCACGCTGTTCATTCCGCAGGCCGTGACCTTTGAGGCGTTAGTGATTTGCCTTGCGCCGGGTTTGCTGGCGTTAGGTTTGGTTATCGCCAATCCTGCTACCAATCTGATTGGCCTGATTGTCGCCACGCAAATCCCCGGACTAATCGGTATGAGCCACCATTTCAAACCCGATCTGCAGCTTATAGTGAATGCCATGCTGTCAACGCTGGTAGGCATTGCCTTTGCGTTGGTGATCACGGCGCTGATCCGTAACAAGCGTCCTTCGTGGACTGCCAAACGTGCAGTGCGCAAAGGGATCCGCGAGCTGCTGCACTTTATCGCCACGGTGCGTCTTAACAGTGTGACCCTGACGGCGCGTCAGCAGTTTGTGTCGCGCACGCTGGATAAGGTCAACATCATCCTGCCGCGTAAACGTGTCGATCCGGCTCCGGATTTAGTCTCCGGCGGTAATCTGATCGCCGAAGCCTGGCTGGGCGCGAACTGTTACGACTACTACACGCGCCATCGTGAACTTTTGCTGGCACATCATATTGAGAGCGCGGCGATGTTCCATGAACTCAGCCAGTTTTTGAAGCGTCGGTTGAAGTCGTTACAAAGCTCACCGCAGCCGCAACTGCTGGCAGAACTCAATACGTTGCTGTTACGTCTTGAAGCGGCAGCGATACAGGAAAATAGGCTGTTTGCGCCGATGTTCCACCTGTTCAATATCCGTTTATCGTTGTTTCCTTCAGCGCGTTGGCCGGAAATCCCGTACAGTGCTGAGCAGGGCATTTAAAATGGAGTTAAGCAAATGAAAATGATTGGTTTGATTGGCGGCATGAGCTGGGAATCTACCGCGCTGTATTACCGCATTATCAATGAGCAGGTGAAACAGCAGTTGGGCGGTTTACACTCTGCACGCAGCTTGATGTATAGCGTCGATTTTCATGAGATAGAACAGCTACAGGCCGCGGGCGAGTGGCAAAAGGCGGGTGAGATTCTGGCGGATGCCGCGCGCAGCCTTGAGCAGGGCGGGGCAGATTTCATCGTACTCTGTACCAATACCATGCACAAAGTGGCGCAGCAGATTACCGATGCGGTCAGCATTCCGCTGCTGCATATAGCTGATGCCACGGCACAGCGCATTCGTCAGGCGGGCGTGAAGAAGGTGGGTTTGCTGGCAACGGCGTTCACCATGGAGCAAGAATTTTATAAAGGACGGCTTAATCAGGCGGAGATTGAGGTGCTGGTGCCCGATACAGCAGGGCGAAAAGTGGTGCATGACATCATTTATCAGGAACTCTGCCTCGGCATCATTCGTGAGGAATCACGTGCGCATTATCGCAAGATTATTGCTGAGCTGGTGGAGCAGGGCGCTGAGGCGATTATCCTGGGCTGTACCGAAATCACTTTGCTGGTGAACGCAGAGGATGCCAGCGTACCGCTGTTCGATACCACGTTGATTCATGCCGAAGACGCGGTAAAGCTGGCGTTATCGTAGGGTCGCCACTCATGGTGTCCTGGTGCGCATGAATGCGCACCCTACAAAACCTGCACATTTTCGTAGGGTCGCCATTCATAGTGTCCTGGTGCGCATGAATGCGCACCCTACAAAGCCTGCACATTTTCGTAGGGTCGCCATTCATGGTGTCCTGGTGCGCATGAATGCGCACCCTACAAAGCCTGCACATTTTGTAGGGTCGCCATTCATGGCGACCTGGTTAAAACGGTTCATGAAACCATCAGAACGCTGTTTCCAGTGAATCTGTGACGCAATAATCATCATCGACCAGCGGCAGATAGCGCCATTTATCAAAAGCGGTACACGGATGCGAAATACCGCAGCCCACCCAATCGCCCACCTGCAGAGGGTCATCTTCAGGCAGCAGCAAATAGGCGTGCTGATCGTTAACGTCGCTGATGCGCAGATGCGTTGCCGAGCGCGGTGCGCTGCCATCGGCACGGCGGATCCACAGCGGGTTGGGCAAATCCTGATCAAATGGCACGTCACGCCGACCAAAATCTACGAACGCTAATCCCGGCTCTGGACGTGATAACACTCGCCCCCAAATCTCGAGCGCGGCCTTAAAATGGTGTGATGCGCCAGGTTGCGCAAAGGGCGCGATACGAGCGTAGAGACCGCTATCGTGTGCCATATAAGCGCCAGAGCGGATCAACGGCGTCATCGGCAAGGGCAGTTTTGCCGCGGTAAAGCACTCCGTCACCACATCAAACCAGGCACCACCACCGGCGCTTAAAATAATGTGGTCGCTGCCAAACAGCTGCTTCTCCGCCAGTATTGCTGCCGTTGCGATCATCATTTGGCAGTAATCCTTGACGCGTTGAATACCTGATTGATCGCGACCGGCGCCAAGTGCACCTTCATAACCCGCAATACCCACCAGCTTGAGCGACGGGCAGGCTGCAACTGCTTCAGCAATCGCCACGGCTGCCTGCTGGGAACGGCAACCGGTACGTCCGCCGCTAACGGACATCTCCAGCAGAACCGAAATCTGGCTGTCACCGAGGTGCTGTTCCAGCAGTTTTACCCCTTGCAGT
The sequence above is a segment of the Candidatus Pantoea floridensis genome. Coding sequences within it:
- a CDS encoding FUSC family protein — translated: MKWFSKSAVLFSAKTCLAAFLAFYIALELNLDKPAWSLTTVYVASQLYSGSTVSKSIFRFFGTLLGGLFTLLVYPATVQDPLLFSLCISLWVAVCLYLSLHDRTPKSYVFMLAGYSAAIMGFPDVVSPSAITYTVISRIEEITVAIVCSSLVHRLLWPVSMRNLLEQSVNLWFQNARKLCSELVTAMPAEKSVERDDILVQMANYPLNVETLITHCVYEGDAARRLVRLVSVQYQHLSYFIPTLTAIESRLNLLAQQQIRFPEYVAEVFQQFLLWLNGEEQLPVRDKLAAAQEQLKHAWQEGRFNSEETILLIGLLERLLNFVRIVDAYQSVSERVSEWTPAVKAGKMARAHKHVDKGLLLLSSFTAFIATFATCLFWIGSGWSDGATAPMMAAVLCSFFAGMDSPIAPMKLFLKGVLISMAISLMYITLFIPQAVTFEALVICLAPGLLALGLVIANPATNLIGLIVATQIPGLIGMSHHFKPDLQLIVNAMLSTLVGIAFALVITALIRNKRPSWTAKRAVRKGIRELLHFIATVRLNSVTLTARQQFVSRTLDKVNIILPRKRVDPAPDLVSGGNLIAEAWLGANCYDYYTRHRELLLAHHIESAAMFHELSQFLKRRLKSLQSSPQPQLLAELNTLLLRLEAAAIQENRLFAPMFHLFNIRLSLFPSARWPEIPYSAEQGI
- a CDS encoding aspartate/glutamate racemase family protein encodes the protein MKMIGLIGGMSWESTALYYRIINEQVKQQLGGLHSARSLMYSVDFHEIEQLQAAGEWQKAGEILADAARSLEQGGADFIVLCTNTMHKVAQQITDAVSIPLLHIADATAQRIRQAGVKKVGLLATAFTMEQEFYKGRLNQAEIEVLVPDTAGRKVVHDIIYQELCLGIIREESRAHYRKIIAELVEQGAEAIILGCTEITLLVNAEDASVPLFDTTLIHAEDAVKLALS
- a CDS encoding alanine racemase, with amino-acid sequence MSIRFPLQADGLLDEELLAPRFKSVAGAGDAPLASGTSVLSSDRVFSPLMVMKQSALENNLRQLAAFCNEKGVMLAAHGKTSMSPAILRRAIAEGGAWGLGAATPAQVRALRQFGIRNVFLANELVDPAGIRWIAQWQQQHPDHGFLCYVDSLQGVKLLEQHLGDSQISVLLEMSVSGGRTGCRSQQAAVAIAEAVAACPSLKLVGIAGYEGALGAGRDQSGIQRVKDYCQMMIATAAILAEKQLFGSDHIILSAGGGAWFDVVTECFTAAKLPLPMTPLIRSGAYMAHDSGLYARIAPFAQPGASHHFKAALEIWGRVLSRPEPGLAFVDFGRRDVPFDQDLPNPLWIRRADGSAPRSATHLRISDVNDQHAYLLLPEDDPLQVGDWVGCGISHPCTAFDKWRYLPLVDDDYCVTDSLETAF